tattttacgaatgATACTAAATTTAGTgccttcaaatttaataacaaaaataataaaaattatataaatattacaaatattcatatatgaaatataatttatggaaaaacTCTGTATTTAAGTTAAACacactttttaaaaacataacatATACAATTTCTgtataaatgtacaaaaagataagaaaataacaCTAggattcaaaaaattgaactaatatttttctaatgacTACTAAagcatgaaaaatgaattacgGTTCTACGGtactttacatttttttcttttttctttctttcttttttttttaataaaattaatatatatagtattcaattttaatttaatttatataataatatgcaattatatataataaagataataacacttgaaattggaattttatctaatatttactaTTCTTAAATTGGTCAATATTGAGAAatttgagattaatttttcgcTATTTCATAGTAAAATTCTGCAACCTGAGTGAAAGACATTTTCctataacttaattttttacttttaaaaatatcgtcattatataattaaaatattttaagaaaaaaatataaaaatttcaaattattaagtataaaacaattatcattataatatataatgtaaaagtaTCAAGTGAAatctaaataagataatttataattttacaattaatgtaattaataaaagaaatgttttaaaaaggaGTTATCGAAAGTTAACAATGATTATtagcataaattatataatcatttacatTACAAGATTCTTACAAATAGTTTTTATCGcagttttatcgaattttattgatactatttgtaattattgagaataattatattatattacgtttAAGGTTCTTTTTTGTACTAtcgctaaaaattaaaatggaacGGCTTCAGGTTTTTCAACGACTTTAAAGATATTCGATAATTCATCGACTAATGTTTCATATCGATAGGCCACTCGAATATCTGGTACATTTGTTCGAGTAATATCATTACCAGCCACACCCTCTTTAGTATAATTTGGCCCAAGCCAGTATTGTTtactctataaaaataaaataaaaatatttacatagtactattgatttattatctgTTAATCAGAATATATACCTTGTGTGGAAAACCACTCATAAGTACTGAATTTCGAGCTAATTCACACATATCGCATGAACTAAGTTTCCATACTTGTGCAGCAATACTATATTCTTCCATTAAAGGTtcctataagaaaatattattacaaatttaaatatgaaaattatgaaaaaaaaacatttttgaaaagaattaaaaaaatctttatatcatACTGACCTtagtaaaatgaaattgaagagGATCATCTGTAGAAAGACTTATACATAATCCTCTAGCTAAATATTCAGGTAATGGATTACGatggtaatttaaaaaaagagaattattacTAAGAGGTGACATTGCAATCCCAATTTGCgccaaataatataaatattgtagtaCAGGCACTTTTCGAAGTAAAAGAccatgagaaatattttctgcCATCATATAACCACAGACAAGATGTTGAATAGGACCAGCTTCACCACAATGAGGTCTAAGAACAAAGGTATTTAAACCTTGTTctctacaaataatattttacattagatatttatttataaatatatatatatatatatatatatatatatatatatatgtatataattaatcgtaaagatatatttacgcTCTGAAATGATTTAGAACAGTCATGTTTGCATAAGTATAGTATTGATAATATCCATAAGGAGGATTTTCAATATCATCCCATTCTGCAGGAGGACAAACGTCTTTGTCAAATAaaggattttcaggtttacTTTCGTCGTCAACGGAATCAAATCCTATTacctataatattcaatattaagaattctgaaaattatcaaattatctgTTTGTTATATCTACTTACATATTGAAGGAATTTATGTAATTCTGGATGAGAATTAGGATCATTTGTCACTtcaaaaagaggaagaaagatattattcaatatctcTTGGAAGTTTGTCatcaatttgttcaatttaaaaatatcactatgaaatgataaatatcagaatatgattttactttaaattcaacaaacttaataatatatacatatactataACTTACTAAAGTCGTGGAATTTGAATAAGCCAGCGTACATTATCCGAATACACATCACTTTGAATTGCCCATTTTGCTAATTTGTCCCATTCTTCCGGACTTTTACCGTAAATCGAAAGACGTAATTCCgcattttgatatttcgattCTTCGAGATCACTGGCAActtctttaattatacttgCGAAAAATTTACCGTTTAGATAATTATCCGTTTTAAGAAATACTTCACGGAGACGACTTTCACCGATAGGATTATATTTAGCATTGAATTTATCAAATCTATGAAATGTATTTctatcctaaaaaaaaaagaaagttataaataaatttatttttaaaaaattattttttttatatatcgaaaaattcaataatataaacttactGCATGTACATCTAACATATCAACACTAAGATCGTAAGTTGTTAAATTCATTGATTGAAATACTTCTCTAAGGGtcattgtttctttatttttagaacATGTTACAATTTC
This DNA window, taken from Apis cerana isolate GH-2021 linkage group LG5, AcerK_1.0, whole genome shotgun sequence, encodes the following:
- the LOC107997827 gene encoding AMP deaminase 2 isoform X2; translated protein: MVLGNENDYMTGYKRNSVTEWLQKTGQAKNDGSESPVFGLEGGTGTGGGTSLRLASHELPNEISAPYEVPQFPIEQIEKKLLIQRQLTVKAAKDLEERRSHYEPSLGPGIPDDVDHHFNLEENDFVPHFQRVSISGEDTSGVPLEDLQQASQMLVQALAIREKYMNNSKQSFPSITSRFLRSIDRRPVSSDDEVQHDDRKAIADHPVHAPASRGDPWKCEFPPAKNYIIAPVNGVFNVYANEEDFTNGKPILYSYPDLATFVRDMNLLCTMIADGPLKSFCYRRLSYLSSKYQLHVLLNELRELASQKAVPHRDFYNIRKVDTHIHAASCMNQKHLLRFIKKTLKNHADEIVTCSKNKETMTLREVFQSMNLTTYDLSVDMLDVHADRNTFHRFDKFNAKYNPIGESRLREVFLKTDNYLNGKFFASIIKEVASDLEESKYQNAELRLSIYGKSPEEWDKLAKWAIQSDVYSDNVRWLIQIPRLYDIFKLNKLMTNFQEILNNIFLPLFEVTNDPNSHPELHKFLQYVIGFDSVDDESKPENPLFDKDVCPPAEWDDIENPPYGYYQYYTYANMTVLNHFRAEQGLNTFVLRPHCGEAGPIQHLVCGYMMAENISHGLLLRKVPVLQYLYYLAQIGIAMSPLSNNSLFLNYHRNPLPEYLARGLCISLSTDDPLQFHFTKEPLMEEYSIAAQVWKLSSCDMCELARNSVLMSGFPHKSKQYWLGPNYTKEGVAGNDITRTNVPDIRVAYRYETLVDELSNIFKVVEKPEAVPF
- the LOC107997827 gene encoding AMP deaminase 2 isoform X1, with product MEDLVINSVKDVNNGTNRIYYELDGEGDADSSTTPHNVDHHRDRSESPVFGLEGGTGTGGGTSLRLASHELPNEISAPYEVPQFPIEQIEKKLLIQRQLTVKAAKDLEERRSHYEPSLGPGIPDDVDHHFNLEENDFVPHFQRVSISGEDTSGVPLEDLQQASQMLVQALAIREKYMNNSKQSFPSITSRFLRSIDRRPVSSDDEVQHDDRKAIADHPVHAPASRGDPWKCEFPPAKNYIIAPVNGVFNVYANEEDFTNGKPILYSYPDLATFVRDMNLLCTMIADGPLKSFCYRRLSYLSSKYQLHVLLNELRELASQKAVPHRDFYNIRKVDTHIHAASCMNQKHLLRFIKKTLKNHADEIVTCSKNKETMTLREVFQSMNLTTYDLSVDMLDVHADRNTFHRFDKFNAKYNPIGESRLREVFLKTDNYLNGKFFASIIKEVASDLEESKYQNAELRLSIYGKSPEEWDKLAKWAIQSDVYSDNVRWLIQIPRLYDIFKLNKLMTNFQEILNNIFLPLFEVTNDPNSHPELHKFLQYVIGFDSVDDESKPENPLFDKDVCPPAEWDDIENPPYGYYQYYTYANMTVLNHFRAEQGLNTFVLRPHCGEAGPIQHLVCGYMMAENISHGLLLRKVPVLQYLYYLAQIGIAMSPLSNNSLFLNYHRNPLPEYLARGLCISLSTDDPLQFHFTKEPLMEEYSIAAQVWKLSSCDMCELARNSVLMSGFPHKSKQYWLGPNYTKEGVAGNDITRTNVPDIRVAYRYETLVDELSNIFKVVEKPEAVPF
- the LOC107997827 gene encoding AMP deaminase 2 isoform X4; amino-acid sequence: MFAGANESKRWLRDNRILLRAAKDLEERRSHYEPSLGPGIPDDVDHHFNLEENDFVPHFQRVSISGEDTSGVPLEDLQQASQMLVQALAIREKYMNNSKQSFPSITSRFLRSIDRRPVSSDDEVQHDDRKAIADHPVHAPASRGDPWKCEFPPAKNYIIAPVNGVFNVYANEEDFTNGKPILYSYPDLATFVRDMNLLCTMIADGPLKSFCYRRLSYLSSKYQLHVLLNELRELASQKAVPHRDFYNIRKVDTHIHAASCMNQKHLLRFIKKTLKNHADEIVTCSKNKETMTLREVFQSMNLTTYDLSVDMLDVHADRNTFHRFDKFNAKYNPIGESRLREVFLKTDNYLNGKFFASIIKEVASDLEESKYQNAELRLSIYGKSPEEWDKLAKWAIQSDVYSDNVRWLIQIPRLYDIFKLNKLMTNFQEILNNIFLPLFEVTNDPNSHPELHKFLQYVIGFDSVDDESKPENPLFDKDVCPPAEWDDIENPPYGYYQYYTYANMTVLNHFRAEQGLNTFVLRPHCGEAGPIQHLVCGYMMAENISHGLLLRKVPVLQYLYYLAQIGIAMSPLSNNSLFLNYHRNPLPEYLARGLCISLSTDDPLQFHFTKEPLMEEYSIAAQVWKLSSCDMCELARNSVLMSGFPHKSKQYWLGPNYTKEGVAGNDITRTNVPDIRVAYRYETLVDELSNIFKVVEKPEAVPF
- the LOC107997827 gene encoding AMP deaminase 2 isoform X3, translated to MSSRGVTSLENDFFLCPRIPNFLIDPEDEGSESPVFGLEGGTGTGGGTSLRLASHELPNEISAPYEVPQFPIEQIEKKLLIQRQLTVKAAKDLEERRSHYEPSLGPGIPDDVDHHFNLEENDFVPHFQRVSISGEDTSGVPLEDLQQASQMLVQALAIREKYMNNSKQSFPSITSRFLRSIDRRPVSSDDEVQHDDRKAIADHPVHAPASRGDPWKCEFPPAKNYIIAPVNGVFNVYANEEDFTNGKPILYSYPDLATFVRDMNLLCTMIADGPLKSFCYRRLSYLSSKYQLHVLLNELRELASQKAVPHRDFYNIRKVDTHIHAASCMNQKHLLRFIKKTLKNHADEIVTCSKNKETMTLREVFQSMNLTTYDLSVDMLDVHADRNTFHRFDKFNAKYNPIGESRLREVFLKTDNYLNGKFFASIIKEVASDLEESKYQNAELRLSIYGKSPEEWDKLAKWAIQSDVYSDNVRWLIQIPRLYDIFKLNKLMTNFQEILNNIFLPLFEVTNDPNSHPELHKFLQYVIGFDSVDDESKPENPLFDKDVCPPAEWDDIENPPYGYYQYYTYANMTVLNHFRAEQGLNTFVLRPHCGEAGPIQHLVCGYMMAENISHGLLLRKVPVLQYLYYLAQIGIAMSPLSNNSLFLNYHRNPLPEYLARGLCISLSTDDPLQFHFTKEPLMEEYSIAAQVWKLSSCDMCELARNSVLMSGFPHKSKQYWLGPNYTKEGVAGNDITRTNVPDIRVAYRYETLVDELSNIFKVVEKPEAVPF